A genomic segment from Torulaspora delbrueckii CBS 1146 chromosome 3, complete genome encodes:
- the IML3 gene encoding Iml3p (similar to Saccharomyces cerevisiae IML3 (YBR107C); ancestral locus Anc_3.358), producing MPHVWYFHALNESVDLKGNLGRLKEFLPGELTLDERDANNARRTTLIQDRGESVSRLVLFNEKKLEIPTVLAFTGDRDLLAAVLEWLKSVIGVVMYRITLDQSMMLAIADAMCGGDRFYDSKFIFDVTTEDKNLTSMGIEVDKKSLRSLSAGQSRPYQESVVPYVYEETGLLLKKLPMASIALLGHARIAKDTVTTLEDDIEDKTLSTILESIQ from the coding sequence ATGCCTCATGTTTGGTACTTCCATGCCCTCAACGAATCAGTTGACTTAAAGGGGAATTTGGGGAGGTTAAAGGAGTTTTTACCAGGGGAACTGACCTTGGATGAGCGAGATGCCAATAATGCTCGTAGGACTACGTTGATACAAGATCGAGGTGAATCGGTGAGTCGATTAGTATTGttcaatgagaagaagctaGAGATCCCGACTGTTTTGGCCTTTACTGGGGACCGCGATTTACTGGCGGCGGTTTTGGAATGGCTAAAATCTGTCATCGGAGTTGTCATGTATCGGATAACACTAGATCAGAGTATGATGCTGGCAATTGCAGATGCTATGTGTGGAGGGGATCGCTTTTATGACTcaaaattcatctttgacGTGACTACAGAGGACAAGAACTTGACCTCGATGGgaattgaagttgataaGAAATCGTTGAGATCGCTTTCTGCGGGGCAAAGCAGACCTTACCAGGAATCAGTGGTGCCGTATGTGTACGAAGAGACTGGTTtattgctgaagaaattaccGATGGCTTCAATCGCACTCTTGGGCCATGCCAGGATTGCTAAAGATACCGTAACGACGTTGGAAGACGATATTGAAGACAAGACTCTATCTACAATACTGGAATCCATTCAATAG
- the ROX1 gene encoding Rox1p (similar to Saccharomyces cerevisiae ROX1 (YPR065W); ancestral locus Anc_3.354) — protein MEEPKIPRPRNAFILFRQHHHRLLIDELTEQGLEIPHNSKISKMLGVKWKQLSADEKSHWKKLAEKEKIDHERRYPDYRYKPVRKPRKKPLEQQPVSRAPAVAMLPIQPQPRAPYFLPQAAMPQPAHPYLVQQAYPPNYFARPTGPPVMYPGPMTVPVPMPAQLQMQLQMNRQGPYYSHPPILHPLQQGDRPLPKYKNNEDPKQSQ, from the coding sequence ATGGAAGAGCCAAAGATTCCAAGGCCGCGAAATGCGTTCATACTGTTTCGGCAGCACCATCATCGGTTACTGATTGATGAGCTTACCGAGCAAGGGCTGGAGATTCCACATAATTCCAAGATTTCTAAGATGTTGGGCGTTAAGTGGAAACAACTTTCGGCTGATGAAAAGTCTCATTGGAAAAAGCTAgctgagaaggaaaagataGATCATGAACGTCGGTATCCAGATTACCGTTATAAACCGGTGAGGAAACCTAGGAAGAAACCGTTAGAGCAGCAGCCGGTGTCACGGGCACCGGCTGTAGCTATGCTGCCCATTCAACCCCAACCGCGAGCGCCGTATTTCTTACCGCAGGCTGCGATGCCGCAGCCTGCTCATCCCTACTTGGTTCAGCAGGCGTACCCGCCCAACTACTTTGCAAGACCTACTGGGCCACCAGTAATGTACCCGGGACCCATGACTGTTCCAGTGCCCATGCCCGCGCAATTGCAGatgcaattgcaaatgaATAGACAGGGTCCTTACTATTCGCATCCGCCAATCCTGCATCCACTCCAACAAGGAGATAGACCACTCCCAAAGTACAAGAACAATGAGGATCCCAAACAATCTCAATGA
- the AIM3 gene encoding Aim3p (similar to Saccharomyces cerevisiae YBR108W; ancestral locus Anc_3.359) gives MSDFWEKNKGSITSGLKTAGKYGYQGSKYVAKTGYQAGKKNFNSKKKNEQTQKEKEKEEEEEREAHAYDRSYGNQYRDPVGFPAPPIRGGQGPPQPYQQPQYQQTQYQQPQYQQPQYQQPYQQPQYPQPQYPQPQYPQPQYPQPQYQPQYQPPQYQQPPYQAPQYQPQYPQQYPQQPGPEQFPPQPPSQYQQPPAQPIAPQQPVNPAQPSQLASVTSQAQLVPPRNERQPPAVQGVALPGMSSPPAVLSPTPLQPSEVQTTGLSSVPSISSSGQVTQVSAPIQDPAASRYNRARLSSPPIPAREPQPLPSSASSTGVGSGSPSQSVTPFDFSDAQERRELKRLPTSPIDVTALPPPPTHRDRGSTPDIIANKAVSAHTTGKSESAQAPQATSGSRPESIAPAPLPPRSVPKLDTDSRPAAVAEEHNETVEVNKPGIAGKFDYDVKVGYAPPPKPHRNVSVSKSLTRKATAPLSNGPSTNTTAPPALPRRQTTSDTESNVSKDAPNLSFQPPPKPFRPSESSQSSRQASHHNIPTNAKPIPVDVSSFPPPPVQRGQSNSSILSRPESTETGEDRKPTPRGRIPVVDSHDGEVETSEPDHDKKKAPPPAVKPKPKTLSISHTEHNDSSEISAITNELATFKLRKTGSGFLKDSSKDSQAKRSPPPVVPRKKESLKSVPPVPIKASSLRAAEARQEQDNDLNPFEHYLKSAVPTENDRLHR, from the coding sequence ATGAGTGACTTTTGGGAGAAAAACAAGGGATCTATTACTTCGGGACTCAAGACTGCTGGGAAGTATGGTTACCAGGGATCAAAATACGTAGCCAAGACTGGCTACCAGGCgggaaagaagaactttaATAGtaaaaagaagaatgaacaGACccagaaagagaaggaaaaggaagaggaggaagagcGAGAAGCTCATGCGTATGATCGGAGTTATGGAAACCAATATAGAGATCCTGTAGGCTTTCCGGCGCCGCCAATAAGAGGGGGACAGGGACCTCCTCAACCATATCAACAACCTCAATATCAGCAAACACAATATCAGCAACCTCAATATCAGCAGCCTCAATATCAGCAGCCATATCAGCAACCTCAGTATCCACAGCCGCAGTATCCACAACCACAGTACCCACAACCACAGTACCCACAACCACAGTATCAACCTCAGTACCAGCCCCCTCAGTATCAACAACCTCCATACCAAGCACCTCAGTATCAACCTCAATACCCACAGCAGTATCCACAGCAGCCAGGGCCTGAACAGTTCCCACCCCAGCCTCCGTCACAATATCAACAGCCACCTGCACAACCAATTGCACCCCAGCAACCTGTAAACCCTGCTCAACCTTCACAGCTGGCTTCCGTGACTAGCCAAGCACAACTAGTTCCCCCTCGGAATGAGCGCCAGCCACCTGCGGTTCAAGGCGTAGCCTTGCCTGGTATGAGTTCTCCCCCAGCCGTACTTTCACCAACACCTCTTCAACCATCTGAGGTTCAAACAACCGGTCTATCTTCAGTGCCCTCAATATCAAGCTCTGGACAAGTTACGCAAGTCTCGGCTCCTATTCAGGATCCCGCAGCCTCCCGCTATAATAGGGCTCGATTATCAAGTCCCCCCATCCCCGCAAGAGAGCCGCAGCCTTTACCTTCTTCTGCATCAAGCACAGGAGTTGGTTCCGGATCGCCAAGTCAGAGTGTGACGCcatttgatttttcagatgcccaagaaagaagagagctcAAGAGGTTACCAACGTCACCCATCGATGTGACTGCCCTACCACCCCCACCAACTCACAGAGATAGAGGAAGCACACCAGATATAATCGCCAACAAGGCAGTTTCTGCCCATACTACTGGCAAAAGTGAGTCTGCGCAAGCACCTCAGGCTACATCTGGATCCAGACCTGAATCTATCGCGCCCGCTCCCTTGCCTCCAAGAAGCGTCCCAAAATTAGATACTGACAGTCGGCCAGCAGCTGTTGCTGAGGAACATAATGAAACGGTAGAAGTCAACAAGCCCGGTATAGCCGGCAAGTTTGATTACGATGTGAAAGTTGGTTATGCTCCGCCACCAAAGCCACATAGAAATGTGTCCGTATCGAAGTCTTTGACTCGTAAAGCAACAGCTCCACTGTCAAATGGACCTTCTACGAATACTACAGCTCCCCCAGCACTGCCAAGACGCCAAACGACGTCTGACACTGAATCGAATGTGTCAAAGGATGCACCCAACCTCTCCTTTCAACCTCCACCAAAACCTTTCCGACCATCTGAATCTTCACAATCCAGTCGACAGGCCTCCCATCACAACATACCTACGAACGCAAAACCTATCCCAGTTGATGTATCATCATTTCCTCCCCCACCTGTGCAAAGGGGTCAATCAAATTCCTCGATACTGAGTCGACCAGAAAGCACAGAAACTGGAGAAGATCGTAAGCCGACGCCAAGAGGTAGAATTCCTGTGGTTGATTCCCATGATGGTGAGGTTGAGACATCTGAGCCAGATCACGATAAAAAAAAGGCTCCTCCGCCTGCAGTGAAACCAAAACCAAAAACTTTATCTATTAGTCACACCGAGCATAACGATTCATCTGAGATTTCTGCGATTACGAATGAACTGGCAACTTTCAAACTCAGGAAAACTGGCTCAGGCTTCCTCAAAGACTCTTCCAAAGACTCACAAGCAAAACGATCACCTCCTCCAGTGGTTCCTCGTAAGAAAGAGTCACTCAAATCAGTACCGCCAGTGCCAATCAAAGCTTCCTCACTCAGGGCAGCTGAGGCTcgacaagaacaagataATGACCTGAATCCTTTCGAACACTACTTGAAAAGTGCAGTACCCACGGAAAACGACCGTTTACACAGGTGA
- the SPE3 gene encoding spermidine synthase (similar to Saccharomyces cerevisiae SPE3 (YPR069C); ancestral locus Anc_3.363), translated as MSTQQITHPTIVDGWFREISDTMWPGQAMTLKVDKVLHHEKSKYQDVLVFKSTDYGNVLVLDNVIQATERDEFSYQEMISHLALNSHPNPKKVLVIGGGDGGVLREIVKHESIEEAWLCDIDEAVINVSKKYLPEMSASYSHPKVKTYIGDGFQFLRDYQNTFDVIITDSSDPEGPAESLFQEDYFKLLNSALTEKGVITTQAESMWIHLPIIKELKNVCNNVFPVAEYAYTTIPTYPTGQIGFMVCSKDKNAKVKKPLREVTDEEESKLYRYYNKRIHEASFVLPTWVQKELGN; from the coding sequence ATGTCTACCCAACAAATTACTCACCCAACTATCGTTGACGGATGGTTCAGAGAGATCTCTGACACTATGTGGCCAGGTCAAGCCATGACTTTGAAGGTCGATAAGGTTTTGCACCATGAAAAATCCAAATATCAGGATGTCTTGGTATTCAAGTCTACTGACTACGGTAATGTTCTGGTTTTGGACAATGTCATTCAAGCCACTGAACGTGATGAATTCTCttatcaagagatgatCTCTCACTTAGCTTTGAACTCTCATCCTAACCCAAAGAAAGTCTTGGtcattggtggtggtgatggTGGTGTTCTAAGAGAGATTGTCAAACACGAAtcgattgaagaagcttgGCTCTGTGACATCGACGAAGCTGTTATCAATGTTTCCAAGAAGTATCTGCCAGAAATGTCCGCTTCCTACTCTCATCCAAAGGTCAAGACCTACATCGGTGATGGTTTCCAATTCTTAAGAGACTATCAAAATACATTTGATGTTATTATCACTGATTCGTCTGACCCAGAAGGTCCAGCCGAGAGTTTATTCCAAGAGGACTATTTCAAGCTACTGAACAGCGCACTTACCGAAAAGGGTGTCATCACCACTCAAGCCGAAAGTATGTGGATTCACTTGCCTATCattaaagaattgaaaaacGTCTGTAACAATGTTTTCCCTGTCGCCGAGTATGCTTACACGACCATTCCAACCTACCCAACTGGTCAAATTGGGTTTATGGTCTGCTCCAAGGATAAGAACGCAAAAGTGAAGAAGCCATTGCGTGAAGTGactgacgaagaagaatccAAGTTGTACAGATACTACAACAAGAGAATCCACGAAGCTTCCTTCGTTTTGCCAACTTGGGTTCAAAAGGAACTAGGCAACTAA
- the SND3 gene encoding Snd3p (similar to Saccharomyces cerevisiae PHO88 (YBR106W); ancestral locus Anc_3.355) yields the protein MNPQISNLAIMLVMMQLARRIDMEDDKNIMYIRIAYGASVAVAWLIYQLIRQKIVAKNDLTTLKYVTPAAPMSGEGEKLEVTTVRDYDLKEVDSAIKSIYTGLAMMGFMHLYMKYTNPLFMQCISPVKTALESNEVKIHLFGKPASGDLKRPFKAASMFGGFGGGNAAKTDKKSIEEAERAGTGGVKAE from the coding sequence ATGAATCCTCAGATCAGTAATTTGGCCATCATGTTGGTCATGATGCAACTTGCTCGTCGTATCGATATGGAAGACGACAAGAATATCATGTACATTCGTATCGCCTATGGTGCATCAGTTGCAGTAGCTTGGTTGATCTACCAATTAATTAGACAAAAGATTGTCGCAAAGAATGATCTAACTACTTTGAAGTACGTCACCCCTGCCGCTCCAATGTCTGGTGAAggtgagaaattggaagtGACTACTGTCAGAGACtacgatttgaaagaagtcGATAGTGCTATTAAATCGATTTACACTGGTTTGGCTATGATGGGCTTTATGCACTTGTACATGAAATACACAAACCCACTTTTCATGCAGTGTATTTCTCCTGTCAAGACTGCTTTGGAATCCAATGAAGTCAAAATTCACTTGTTCGGCAAGCCCGCTTCtggtgatttgaagagaccTTTCAAAGCTGCTTCCATGTTTGGTGGATTTGGCGGTGGTAACGCTGCCAAGACTGACAAGAAGTCTAtcgaagaagctgaaagGGCTGGTACTGGTGGTGTCAAGGCCGAGTAA
- the CMD1 gene encoding calmodulin (similar to Saccharomyces cerevisiae CMD1 (YBR109C); ancestral locus Anc_3.360), translated as MSSNLTEEQIAEFKEAFALFDKDNNGSISSSELATVMRSLGLSPSEAEVADLMNEIDIDGNHKIEFSEFLALMSRQLKSNDSEQELLEAFKVFDKNGDGLISAAELKHVLTSIGEKLTDAEVDDMLREVSDGSGEINIQQFAALLSK; from the coding sequence ATGTCCTCGAATTTAACCGAAGAACAGATTGCCGAGTTTAAAGAGGCTTTTGCGctatttgataaagataaCAATGGCTCGATCTCTTCGAGCGAATTGGCAACTGTAATGAGGTCTTTGGGCCTTTCGCCTAGTGAAGCTGAAGTGGCAGATTTAATGAACGAAATTGACATTGATGGGAACCATAAGATCGAGTTTAGTGAGTTTCTGGCGCTTATGTCGCGCCAGTTGAAGTCTAATGACTCTGAACAAGAACTTTTGGAAGCTTTCAAAGTGTTTGACAAGAACGGTGATGGTTTAATCTCTGCTGCTGAATTGAAACATGTCTTGACTTCTATTGGAGAGAAATTGACAGATGCTGAAGTGGATGATATGCTAAGGGAAGTGAGTGATGGCTCCGGAGAGATTAACATTCAACAGTTTGCCGCACTGCTTTCTAAATGA
- the ISA2 gene encoding Isa2p (similar to Saccharomyces cerevisiae ISA2 (YPR067W); ancestral locus Anc_3.357), whose amino-acid sequence MLWRAYSYRVASGLARRPVRQQFRFYSASEALVKPERIINQPPGSQILISEAAFKRLATIYRESHEVLKISVESGGCHGFQYNMKLLPDSEVEKQVADQGKQDSKEERDDEDFDDDFVDNKEVVFVLPNNGGKVVVDENSLKILNQTTLTYSTELIGSTFKIGGGNLKSSCGCGSSFDVEPDK is encoded by the coding sequence ATGTTGTGGAGGGCTTACAGTTATCGTGTTGCGAGTGGGCTGGCGAGACGACCTGTGAGACAGCAGTTCCGTTTTTACTCGGCGAGTGAGGCTCTCGTTAAACCGGAGCGTATCATTAATCAGCCACCAGGTTCACAGATCCTGATATCAGAGGCCGCTTTTAAAAGGTTAGCCACTATCTATCGTGAAAGTCATGAAGTTCTCAAGATATCTGTCGAAAGTGGTGGGTGTCATGGGTTCCAATACAATATGAAATTGCTGCCGGACAGTGAAGTGGAAAAGCAAGTCGCAGATCAAGGTAAGCAGGACTCAAAGGAGGAAAGGGATGACGAGgactttgatgatgactttgTGGATAACAAGGAAGTTGTTTTTGTATTGCCAAATAACGGAGGGAAAGTCGTTGTGGATGAAAACTCtctcaagattttaaatCAGACTACATTGACATACAGTACAGAACTGATCGGATCAACCTTCAAGATAGGAGGTGGTAATTTAAAGAGCAGCTGCGGTTGCGGGAGTAGTTTTGATGTGGAACCTGATAAATAG
- the UBA3 gene encoding NEDD8-activating protein UBA3 (similar to Saccharomyces cerevisiae UBA3 (YPR066W); ancestral locus Anc_3.356): protein MDCKILVLGAGGLGCEMLKDLAMCNVREIHVVDMDTIELTNLNRQFLFRESDIGKPKAQVAADYINNWSKKRRELNSGAKRVLAVSYVQDLTSFEPEFFKQFAFVISGLDAIEPRRFVNETLVNITRNTGYSVCIPFIDGGTEGYKGHVKTIVPGITACWECSIDTLPSQQHTYPMCTIANNPRTTEHVIEYALTVQFPNADLDNPNDVNKLLDFSRTRAHEFGIDQTDLTASYLLGIAKNIIPSVSTTNAMIAAACCERATAIYYDLVDIETMDTFTIFNGSNGFFSHSFQYQRNPDCLVCGGL, encoded by the coding sequence ATGGACTGTAAGATACTGGTCTTGGGGGCCGGTGGCCTTGGCTGCGAGATGCTGAAGGACTTGGCCATGTGCAATGTGCGAGAAATCCATGTGGTCGATATGGATACTATCGAGTTGACCAATTTGAACCGCCAGTTCCTCTTTCGAGAAAGTGATATAGGGAAACCAAAGGCCCAAGTGGCGGCTGATTATATCAATAACTGGAGTAAAAAGAGAAGGGAACTGAATTCGGGTGCGAAAAGAGTTTTGGCAGTTTCATACGTCCAAGATCTGACGTCGTTTGAGCCGGAGTTCTTTAAACAATTTGCATTTGTCATATCTGGCTTAGACGCTATAGAGCCCCGTAGGTTCGTTAACGAAACGTTAGTCAATATTACGAGGAACACCGGCTACTCTGTTTGCATCCCGTTCATCGATGGCGGCACGGAGGGCTACAAGGGTCATGTCAAGACAATCGTACCGGGAATTACCGCGTGTTGGGAGTGCTCAATAGACACTTTACCATCTCAACAGCACACGTACCCGATGTGCACCATTGCAAATAATCCAAGAACGACCGAGCATGTAATAGAGTACGCTCTCACTGTACAATTCCCAAATGCCGATCTCGACAATCCAAATGATGTGAACAAATTACTGGACTTCTCCAGGACAAGAGCACACGAGTTTGGTATTGACCAAACGGACCTCACCGCAAGTTACTTGCTAGGAATTGCCAAAAATATCATTCCCAGCGTCAGCACTACAAACGCTATGATCGCGGCCGCATGCTGCGAACGGGCGACCGCTATCTACTACGATCTCGTCGACATTGAGACAATGGACACATTCACCATCTTTAATGGATCCAATGGCTTCTTCTCCCATAGCTTCCAGTACCAGAGAAATCCAGATTGTCTAGTCTGTGGAGGCCTTTAA
- the HOS1 gene encoding histone deacetylase (similar to Saccharomyces cerevisiae HOS1 (YPR068C); ancestral locus Anc_3.362) encodes MTRLTIATSEFQSQVSDLLPCNSYKRSQLTHALIRSLSLLERFDEVLTSPVCFKEDMLQFHSAAYIDAILDEKLNTVLPFEEDEQKWSQLAELAASWVNHGTDTQWHESRYELLSKFKKIKDDLPPKPRKRSSLEALLHADEDDDEKSNVSTGQRDLKQFNLEGDCPLFSFIPMYCQVITGATLMLADKVIKGERSIGINWDGGRHHAFKQKASGFCYVNDIVLLIQKLRRKGFQKISYIDFDLHHGDGVEKAFQFSSNVQTISLHLFEVGFFPGTGNLSESDKRRNVVNIPLLHGLDDTSLEQLIEQIVKPVIERHEPDVLVIQCGGDGLMGDGFNEWQLSIRGLAKCITELINNTKDCPVILLGGGGYNVTLMSRLYTYLTWKIVRTYCSDSSSICEIDDDALVPEHEFIDVYADEEYKFWAYEQEGGLRKKQLRNDNDKDLITSLKSHYNL; translated from the coding sequence ATGACAAGGCTGACAATCGCTACTTCCGAGTTCCAATCTCAAGTTTCTGATCTGCTGCCATGCAACAGCTATAAAAGATCGCAATTGACTCATGCTCTGATTAGGAGTCTTTCTTTATTGGAACGGTTCGATGAGGTTCTAACGTCACCAGTATGCTTTAAAGAAGACATGCTGCAATTCCACTCAGCAGCATACATTGATGCTATACTGGACGAGAAACTAAATACTGTGTTgccttttgaagaagacgagCAAAAATGGTCTCAACTAGCAGAATTAGCCGCCTCTTGGGTCAATCATGGCACTGATACTCAATGGCATGAATCTCGTTATGAACTGCTCTCTAAgttcaaaaagatcaaggatGACTTACCTCCTAAACCTCGAAAGAGGTCATCTCTAGAGGCTTTGCTACATGCCGACGAAGACGATGACGAGAAGAGCAATGTGTCGACTGGTCAAAGAGATCTGAAGCAATTCAACCTGGAGGGCGATTGCCCTCTGTTTTCATTCATCCCAATGTACTGCCAAGTCATTACTGGGGCGACTCTGATGTTAGCTGACAAGGTTATTAAGGGAGAACGGTCAATTGGGATCAACTGGGATGGCGGCAGGCATCATGCGTTCAAACAGAAAGCCAGCGGTTTTTGTTACGTAAATGACATTGTTCTACTAATTCAGAAGCTTAGAAGGAAAGGATTTCAGAAGATAAGCTACATAGACTTCGATTTACATCATGGCGATGGTGTTGAGAAGGCCTTtcaattctcttcaaatgtaCAGACCATTTCATTACACCTGTTTGAGGTAGGGTTCTTTCCAGGCACAGGTAATCTAAGCGAGTCTGACAAGCGAAGAAACGTGGTGAATATACCACTACTACATGGACTCGATGATACTTCCTTAGAGCAGTTAATAGAACAAATTGTGAAGCCTGTCATCGAGAGACATGAACCCGACGTATTAGTCATTCAGTGTGGAGGTGATGGTTTGATGGGAGACGGGTTTAATGAGTGGCAACTATCCATTAGGGGACTAGCCAAATGCATCACAGAACTAATAAATAATACCAAAGATTGCCCAGTGATACTGCTAGGTGGCGGGGGCTACAATGTTACCTTGATGAGTAGACTCTATACCTATCTCACATGGAAAATAGTGCGAACCTATTGCTcagattcttcatccatATGCGAGATCGACGACGATGCTTTAGTTCCAGAACATGAATTTATTGATGTCTATGCTGATGAAGAGTACAAATTCTGGGCCTACGAACAAGAAGGAGGTCTACGAAAGAAGCAATTGAGGAACGACAATGACAAAGATTTAATTacatcattgaagagtcATTATAACCTGTAG
- the ALG1 gene encoding chitobiosyldiphosphodolichol beta-1,4 mannosyltransferase (similar to Saccharomyces cerevisiae ALG1 (YBR110W); ancestral locus Anc_3.361), with protein MFAEGQLPWVALMVVIYAAVTIVAYILVPYLFYGNRSTKKRIIIYVLGDIGHSPRMCYHALSFSERGWQVELCGYVEDTIPKVIEEDSNITVHAIPVYKAEKGSKLVSMVKKVLSQILSISKQLWELRGSDYLLMQNPPTIPILPMAVLYRITGCKLIIDWHNLGYSILQMKFSGSFYHPFVVVHFLVEYFFAKFATYNLTVTKAMKDYLVKKFGLNAKSVAVLYDRPAAQFRPLSKDVDRAHLLKSESYIKGSIPEDFDLKQGDKVIVTSTSFTPDEDIGVLLGALKIYENSYAKFDDKLPRIVCFITGKGPLKQQFVEQVHDFKWKRCKINFLWLTSEDYPKLLRLCDYGISLHTSSSGLDLPMKILDMLGSGLPVIASNYPVLDELLQHNVNGLKFLDRRELHGSLMFAMQDPNVYSTLKDGALLEAENRWNSSWESAMRELKIII; from the coding sequence ATGTTCGCAGAGGGCCAATTGCCATGGGTGGCATTGATGGTGGTAATATACGCTGCAGTGACGATTGTAGCGTATATTTTGGTGCCCTACCTCTTTTATGGGAACCGCTCTACGAAGAAAAGGATTATCATATATGTTCTGGGTGATATTGGTCACTCTCCAAGAATGTGCTACCATGCATTGAGTTTTAGTGAACGTGGGTGGCAAGTTGAACTGTGTGGTTATGTTGAGGATACGATTCCGAAGgttattgaagaagactcGAATATCACAGTTCATGCTATCCCAGTTTATAAGGCAGAGAAGGGCTCGAAACTGGTCTCtatggtgaaaaaagtaCTTTCACAAATTCTATCTATTTCGAAACAGTTATGGGAGCTTCGAGGGAGCGATTACCTTCTGATGCAGAACCCTCCGACGATTCCAATCCTGCCAATGGCCGTACTTTACAGAATCACCGGCTGTAAACTGATCATTGACTGGCATAATTTGGGATACTCGATCTTGCAAATGAAATTTAGTGGATCCTTTTACCATCCTTTTGTCGTGGTACACTTTTTGGTTGAATACTTCTTTGCTAAGTTTGCAACTTATAATTTGACAGTTACAAAAGCCATGAAGGACTATTTagtcaagaaatttggtCTCAATGCAAAGAGTGTTGCAGTATTGTATGACCGTCCTGCAGCTCAATTCCGACCATTATCCAAAGACGTAGACCGAGCACATTTATTGAAGTCTGAGAGTTACATCAAGGGTTCTATTCCGGAGGATTTTGATCTCAAACAGGGGGATAAAGTTATAGTCACATCTACATCTTTCACCCCAGATGAAGACATAGGGGTCCTGTTGGGTGCTCTCAAGATTTATGAGAATTCATACGCAAAATTCGACGACAAGCTGCCCAGGATAGTGTGTTTCATTACGGGCAAAGGACCTTTAAAACAGCAATTTGTCGAACAGGTTCATGATTTCAAGTGGAAGCGTTGtaagatcaatttcttatGGTTGACCTCGGAAGACTACCCCAAATTACTTCGACTGTGTGATTATGGGATCTCTTTGCATACGTCAAGCTCTGGTCTTGATCTTCCGATGAAAATCTTGGATATGCTAGGCTCAGGATTGCCTGTTATCGCTTCCAATTATCCGGTTCTCGACGAATTATTACAGCATAACGTTAATGGactgaaattcttggataGAAGGGAGCTACACGGGAGTTTAATGTTTGCCATGCAAGATCCTAACGTCTATAGTACTCTAAAGGATGGTGCCTTGCTAGAAGCTGAAAATAGATGGAACTCTAGCTGGGAGTCCGCCATGAGAGAGctgaaaattatcattTGA